From Camelina sativa cultivar DH55 chromosome 20, Cs, whole genome shotgun sequence, the proteins below share one genomic window:
- the LOC104769454 gene encoding splicing factor 3B subunit 6-like protein: MTTISLRKANTRLPPEVNRVLYVRNLPFNITSEEMYDIFGKYGAIRQIRIGCDKATKGTAFVVYEDIYDAKNAVDHLSGFNVANRYLIVLYYQHAKMSKKFDQKKTEEEITKLQEKYGVSTKDT, translated from the coding sequence atgACGACAATTAGTTTACGGAAGGCAAACACAAGGCTCCCACCGGAGGTGAATCGAGTGCTCTACGTTCGTAACCTTCCCTTCAACATAACCAGCGAGGAGATGTACGATATCTTCGGCAAGTACGGCGCCATCCGTCAGATTCGAATCGGCTGCGACAAGGCGACGAAAGGCACGGCGTTCGTGGTTTACGAGGATATCTACGACGCCAAGAACGCCGTCGATCATCTCTCTGGTTTCAACGTGGCGAATCGTTACCTAATCGTGCTCTATTACCAACACGCGAAGATGAGCAAGAAGTTTGACCAGAAGAAGACTGAAGAGGAGATCACCAAGTTGCAGGAGAAGTACGGAGTCTCTACTAAAGATACGTAA
- the LOC104769456 gene encoding calcium-dependent protein kinase 17-like encodes MGNCCSHGQDSADNGDGLENGATASNAANKTGPTAEASVPSKHAPPSPPPATKQGPIGPVLGRPMEDVKSSYSLGKELGRGQFGVTHLCTQKATGQQFACKTIAKRKLVNKEDIEDVRREVQIMHHLTGQPNIVELKGAYEDKHSVHLVMELCAGGELFDRIIAKGHYSEKAAASLLRTIVQIVHTCHSMGVIHRDLKPENFLLLNKDENSPLKATDFGLSVFYKPGEVFKDIVGSAYYIAPEVLKRKYGPEADIWSIGVMLYILLCGVPPFWAESENGIFNAILRGHVDFSSDPWPSISPQAKDLVKKMLNSDPKQRLTAAQVLNHPWIKEDGEAPDVPLDNAVMSRLKQFKAMNNFKKVALRVIAGCLSEEEIMGLKEMFKGMDTDSSGTITLEELRQGLAKQGTRLSEYEVQQLMEAADADGNGTIDYGEFIAATMHINRLDKEEHLYSAFQHFDKDNSGYITMEELEQALREFGMNDGRDIKEIISEVDGDNDGRINYDEFVAMMRKGNPDPIPKKRREMSFK; translated from the exons ATGGGAAATTGTTGCTCTCACGGACAGGACTCGGCCGATAACGGAGATGGACTGGAAAACGGGGCTACCGCTTCAAATGCTGCCAATAAGACTGGTCCAACCGCGGAAGCTTCTGTACCATCGAAACATGcgcctccttctcctcctcctgcAACCAAACAAGGTCCTATAGGCCCTGTCTTAGGTCGACCCATGGAAGATGTAAAATCTTCATATTCTCTAGGGAAAGAGCTCGGGCGAGGCCAATTTGGTGTCACCCACCTCTGCACACAGAAGGCAACAGGTCAGCAATTTGCTTGCAAGACGATTGCAAAAAGGAAGCTTGTGAACAAGGAAGACATTGAAGATGTAAGAAGAGAAGTGCAGATCATGCATCATCTGACTGGTCAACCTAACATTGTGGAGCTTAAAGGAGCTTATGAGGATAAGCATTCTGTGCATTTGGTTATGGAGCTTTGCGCAGGTGGAGAGTTGTTCGATAGGATTATTGCTAAAGGACATTACTCGGAGAAAGCAGCTGCTTCGTTGCTAAGAACCATTGTTCAGATTGTGCATACTTGCCATTCCATGGGGGTTATTCACAGGGATTTAAAGCCAGAGAACTTTCTGTTACTCAACAAAGATGAAAATTCTCCTCTCAAAGCCACTGACTTTGGGCTGTCGGTTTTCTACAAGCCAG GAGAGGTGTTCAAGGATATTGTGGGGAGTGCTTATTACATTGCACCTGAGGTTTTGAAAAGGAAGTATGGACCAGAAGCCGATATTTGGAGTATTGGTGTCATGTTGTATATCCTCTTGTGTGGTGTTCCACCATTCTGGGCTG AGTCGGAGAATGGGATATTCAACGCCATCCTAAGGGGACATGTTGATTTCTCAAGCGATCCATGGCCATCTATCTCGCCTCAGGCGAAGGATCTTGTTAAGAAGATGCTCAACTCTGATCCCAAGCAAAGACTAACAGCTGCCCAAGTTCTAA ACCATCCATGGATCAAGGAGGATGGAGAGGCACCAGATGTTCCTCTTGACAATGCGGTGATGTCCAGGCTCAAGCAGTTCAAAGCAATGAACAATTTCAAGAAAGTTGCATTACGG GTGATAGCAGGGTGCTTATCAGAGGAAGAGATCATGGGGTTAAAGGAGATGTTTAAAGGTATGGACACTGATAGTAGTGGAACAATTACACTCGAGGAGCTAAGACAGGGACTAGCTAAACAAGGTACAAGGCTGTCAGAATACGAAGTCCAGCAGCTAATGGAAGCT GCTGATGCTGATGGTAATGGAACAATAGACTATGGTGAATTCATCGCAGCCACAATGCACATTAACAGACTTGACAAAGAAGAACATCTTTACTCAGCCTTCCAACACTTTGACAAAGACAACAGTGG ATATATCACAATGGAAGAGCTAGAGCAAGCCCTACGGGAGTTTGGCATGAATGATGGCAGAGACATTAAGGAGATAATTTCCGAGGTTGATGGAGACAAT GATGGTCGGATAAACTATGATGAATTTGTGGCAATGATGAGAAAAGGAAACCCGGATCCTATCCCAAAGAAGCGGCGTGAGATgtcatttaaataa
- the LOC104772229 gene encoding disease resistance protein TAO1-like, translating into MRVDGISSRRNFSPKYHPCRPSCSVTKPPQRPSSMLLSQRQLKMSSNRGFPSFIRLPRPTPSTAAAASDGLGASYPSSVSSGSYSIYADPLGGDSRPPPLHFSLATDSQLKYDVFLSFRGPDSRENFVSHLYDDLCREGIETFVDSEKLDAGEEIEPALLDAIERSRISVVVFTKEYASSKWCLRELAKIMECRRTRGHIVLPVFLGVEPMEVRWQRGSYSVAFSRHDKAPEGSQLAEEVKEWRKAMREAANISGFDSSTLRPASKLVDEIVAHVLKNLENISLSEDEGLVGAYSQVKEVEAWLGHGLHEVRTIGICGIGGSGKTAIAGAVFNRQYQMFDSYCFLANVREQSKKHGLHALRNELLCRILGQTDINIATPEIGSSSIKNRLRRKRVLIVLDDVSSITQLEFLISKTTYYAPGSRIIVTTRDMNVIKNADEIYSLKGLSDSDSLELFSQCAFKQSYPPEEYLKLSMRAAGYAKGIPLALKVLGSFLCKKTMVEWESALRRLNSSLDEEIFNVLRVSFDGLSDEEKTTFLHLLCFFNGHERRFITDIINGCGISADICIRALVDKCMITFTNDRLQIHDLLQNMGRQMIKIESPQDPSRRSRLCSFDEVHEVLTENTGTIVTEGISLDISEKEELQLDCHAFEEMRNLKILRFSNEHCNEDSCKIHLPKGLHYLPTKLRLLHWECYPIASLPLSFDPDNLVELHMPTSRLERLWEGSKSLLNLKEIDLSNSRFLKELPDLSNAPKVERIDARGCAELVTIPSPRNKLESLEFLDLSGCSKLKDFPEISWNIRRLCLADTGILEIPPSIENFHQLSVLDMKRCKMLKNVALISKKLEKLECLDLSGCSIVTRFPEISYSVKELLLNETSIEEIPSAIKYFTKLELLELKNCLRLTGLPSSICELQSLVELNLSGCSNFISFPEITETMYNLKYLSLKGTAIRELPSSLGNLTGLCSLDLENCSNLISLPDSLLKLKSLEELNISGCSNLVSLPGRIGNLGSLVTVRASGCRSEVVDFLEGGSSSLKILDLSDCGMTEFPEALTLLSTVTELDLSQNCFSTIPASIKDLQDLQTLDLSHCHELESLLGVPTGLTRLNVINSRSLETVALSNSSELQLYPLNNVEAFVFAGCPSLSQHATDNIKTYAKRRIHVMASHLGLTLNFKSDDLSLNRWMKPQQVQYLLSTMYGYGNLHEALIGLHTAFFSDEMILVEPPPRLLGRILHDFHERYKLDVQGLLHFFSLIAHLYLYYQGKPSTNFCLPGDNIPEWFCHQSNESCVEVMLEHPKHSNESATLAGFAISVLVAFQDYNDDKGISIKYECQFHFNYIGTYEGSGYLRGWDGKKGKPLSIEGDHLFMGFDSSILFDAANGIEQFVKYSEDLVKASFQCYVIDEDGNPINSCTVKKCAIQPLLDLSHCHELESLLGVPTGLTRLNVINSRSLETVALSNSSELQLYPLNNVEAFVFAGCPSLSQHATDNIKTYAKRRIHVMASHLGLTLNFKSDDLSLNRWMKPQQVQYLLSTMYGYGNLHEALIGLHTAFFSDEMILVEPPPRLLGRILHDFHERYKLDVQGLLHFFSLIAHLYLYYQGKPSTNFCLPGDNIPEWFCHQSNESCVEVMLEHPKHSNESATLAGFAISVLVAFQDYNDDKGISIKYECQFHFNYIGTYEGSGYLRGWDGKKGKPLSIEGDHLFMGFDSSILFDAANGIEQFVKYSEDLVKASFQCYVIDEDGNPINSCTVKKCAIQPLYTCDLTKSPKEILSIQDITKGLTTSFTGFLEKVLRDLDLYGAISLGIMNVLGNLSVDVFHQGGYVYIIIKCENGGLPLGLQVLNLHLGTAPLAVKLIQMAKQSQDSRAFSIEFSNVDGGDFGCRIKVKKCEFRPLQSHIMLIDRYAIT; encoded by the exons ATGAGAGTCGATGGGATAAGCAGCCGGAGGAACTTTTCACCTAAATATCATCCATGTCGACCGTCATGTTCCGTCACGAAACCTCCGCAACGTCCCTCTTCGATGCTCTTGTCCCAGCGGCAACTCAAGATGTCCTCCAACAGAGGATTTCCTTCGTTTATCAGACTCCCACGGCCTACTCCTTCTacagctgctgctgcttctgatGGCCTCGGCGCTAGTTATCCATCATCCGTTTCCTCCGGTTCCTATTCGATATATGCTGATCCCCTCGGTGGTGATTCTCGACCACCGCCTTTACACTTTTCTCTTGCTACTGACTCTCAGTTGAAATACGATGTATTCCTCAGTTTCCGAGGACCAGATTCCCGTGAGAATTTCGTTAGCCACCTCTACGACGATCTGTGTCGAGAGGGAATAGAAACTTTTGTAGACAGTGAAAAGCTTGATGCAGGGGAGGAGATTGAGCCGGCTTTGTTGGATGCCATCGAACGGTCGAGGATCTCGGTAGTCGTGTTTACCAAGGAATACGCTTCTTCCAAGTGGTGTTTGAGAGAGCTTGCAAAGATCATGGAGTGTAGGAGGACCCGAGGCCATATAGTTTTGCCTGTCTTTCTTGGTGTAGAACCCATGGAGGTCAGGTGGCAAAGGGGCAGCTACAGTGTGGCCTTTTCTAGGCATGATAAGGCTCCCGAGGGATCACAACTAGCTGAGGAAGTAAAAGAATGGAGAAAAGCCATGAGAGAGGCAGCCAATATCTCCGGATTTGATTCTAGTACACTGAG GCCTGCATCTAAACTTGTGGATGAAATTGTTGCACATGTTTTGAAGAACCTAGAAAACATTAGCTTGAGTGAAGACGAGGGCTTGGTGGGAGCTTATTCTCAAGTAAAGGAAGTGGAAGCGTGGTTGGGACATGGATTACATGAAGTGCGGACTATAGGGATATGTGGAATTGGTGGTAGTGGGAAGACTGCCATTGCTGGAGCTGTTTTCAACCGTCAATACCAAATGTTCGATAGCTACTGCTTCCTTGCAAACGTTAGAGAACAATCTAAAAAGCATGGACTTCACGCTTTGAGAAACGAGCTTCTTTGTCGAATTCTTGGTCAGACTGATATAAACATTGCTACTCCTGAAATTGGATCCAGCAGTATAAAGAACCGTCTACGTCGAAAAAGAGTACTTATAGTTCTCGACGATGTAAGCAGCATAACTCAACTGGAGTTTTTGATCAGCAAAACTACTTACTATGCCCCTGGAAGTAGGATCATTGTTACAACAAGAGACATGAATGTAATCAAGAACGCTGACGAGATATATTCTTTGAAGGGACTATCTGACAGTGATTCGCTTGAACTGTTTTCACAATGCGCCTTCAAACAGAGCTATCCGCCTGAAGAATATTTGAAATTGTCAATGAGAGCAGCTGGTTATGCAAAGGGGATCCCTTTGGCTTTGAAAGTTCTTGGTTCCTTTCTCTGCAAGAAAACTATGGTAGAGTGGGAAAGTGCATTGAGAAGACTCAATAGTTCTCTCGACGAAGAGATCTTCAATGTACTCCGAGTAAGTTTTGATGGACTCAGTGATGAAGAGAAGACGAcgtttcttcatcttttgtgtttcttcaaTGGGCATGAACGAAGATTCATAACTGATATTATTAATGGTTGTGGTATCTCTGCTGATATTTGCATACGTGCACTTGTTGATAAGTGTATGATTACTTTTACTAACGACAGGCTTCAGATTCATGACTTGTTACAGAACATGGGTAGACAAATGATAAAAATAGAGTCACCTCAGGATCCGAGCAGACGCAGCAGGCTCTGCAGCTTTGATGAAGTCCACGAAGTGCTAACAGAAAATACG GGAACTATAGTAACAGAAGGGATATCCCTTGACATTTCTGAGAAAGAAGAGTTGCAGCTCGATTGTCATGCTTTTGAAGAGATGCGTAATCTGAAAATTCTAAGATTTTCGAACGAGCATTGTAATGAAGATAGCTGCAAAATCCACCTTCCAAAAGGTCTTCACTATCTCCCTACTAAACTACGTCTACTTCATTGGGAATGTTATCCTATAGCAAGTTTGCCACTTAGCTTTGATCCGGATAACCTTGTCGAACTTCATATGCCCACTAGCAGACTTGAGCGTCTGTGGGAAGGATCAAAG TCCTTACTTAATTTGAAAGAGATTGATCTTAGCAACTCTCGGTTCTTAAAGGAGTTGCCAGACTTGTCAAATGCTCCCAAAGTTGAACGTATTGATGCCAGAGGATGTGCAGAGTTAGTAACCATCCCAAGTCCAAGAAACAAGTTGGAATCTCTTGAGTTCTTGGATCTCTCTGGTTGCTCAAAGCTAAAAGATTTTCCAGAGATTTCTTGGAATATTAGAAGATTGTGTTTGGCTGATACTGGGATTCTAGAGATTCCTCCATCAATTGAGAATTTCCATCAGCTTAGTGTCCTAGATATGAAACGGTGCAAAATGCTCAAGAACGTTGCACTAATCAGTAAAAAGTTGGAGAAGCTAGAATGTTTGGATCTATCTGGCTGTTCAATTGTTACAAGGTTTCCAGAAATCTCTTACAGTGTGAAAGAGCTTCTTCTAAATGAGACTTCCATAGAAGAGATCCCCTCGGCTATCAAGTACTTCACAAAATTAGAGTTACTTGAGTTAAAGAACTGTCTGAGGTTGACAGGTCTTCCAAGCAGTATTTGTGAGTTACAGTCTCTAGTTGAACTCAATCTTTCTGGATGTTCAAACTTTATTAGCTTTCCTGAAATCACAGAAACCATGTACAACCTGAAGTATCTTTCTTTAAAGGGAACTGCCATTAGAGAGCTACCTTCATCACTCGGGAACTTGACTGGCCTTTGTTCTCTAGATCTTGAGAATTGCAGCAACCTCATTAGCCTTCCAGATAGCTTACTCAAGTTAAAGTCACTTGAGGAACTTAATATCTCTGGTTGCTCAAATTTGGTCAGCTTGCCAGGACGTATTGGAAATCTCGGATCTTTAGTTACTGTCAGAGCAAGTGGATGCAGAAGTGAAGTTGTTGATTTTCTAGAAGGTGGTTCAAGCTCACTCAAAATCTTGGATTTAAGTGACTGTGGGATGACAGAGTTTCCTGAAGCTTTAACACTCTTATCTACAGTGACAGAGCTAGACCTGAGTCAAAACTGTTTCAGCACAATACCTGCAAGCATCAAGGATCTTCAAGATCTCCAAACTCTCGATTTAAGCCATTGCCACGAGCTTGAATCTTTGTTAGGGGTACCAACTGGTCTGACAAGGCTTAACGTAATCAACTCAAGATCGCTGGAAACTGTTGCACTCAGTAACTCTTCTGAGCTTCAGCTTTATCCTTTGAACAATGTGGAAGCCTTTGTGTTTGCTGGTTGTCCATCACTAAGCCAACATGCGACAGACAACATCAAGACTTATGCAAAACGCAGAATCCATGTCATGGCATCCCATCTAGGTCTTACCTTAAACTTCAAAAGTGATGACCTGTCTCTCAACAGATGGATGAAACCTCAACAAGTGCAGTATTTGCTCTCTACCATGTACGGATATGGGAACCTCCATGAAGCACTGATCGGACTACATACAGCCTTTTTCAGTGATGAAATGATATTAGTCGAGCCTCCTCCTAGGCTACTTGGTCGCATACTCCATGATTTCCATGAAAGGTATAAGCTAGATGTTCAAGGTCTGCTACATTTCTTCTCCTTGATCGCACATCTATATCTGTATTACCAAGGAAAGCCTTCAACTAATTTCTGCTTACCAGGAGATAATATTCCTGAATGGTTTTGCCACCAAAGCAATGAGTCATGTGTTGAGGTAATGCTTGAGCATCCCAAACATTCAAATGAGAGTGCTACTTTGGCAGGTTTTGCTATATCGGTTCTTGTTGCGTTTCAAGACTATAATGATGATAAGGGTATCAGCATCAAATATGAGTGTCAGTTCCATTTCAACTATATTGGCACTTATGAAGGATCAGGATATTTGAGGGGATGGGATGGGAAAAAGGGAAAGCCATTGTCTATTGAAGGGGATCATTTGTTCATGGGATTCGATTCTTCTATTCTCTTTGATGCAGCCAATGGAATCGAACAGTTTGTTAAATATTCTGAAGATCTTGTTAAAGCCAGTTTTCAATGTTATGTTATTGATGAGGATGGGAATCCTATTAATTCTTGCACGGTAAAAAAGTGTGCAATCCAACCACTNCTCGATTTAAGCCATTGCCACGAGCTTGAATCTTTGTTAGGGGTACCAACTGGTCTGACAAGGCTTAACGTAATCAACTCAAGATCGCTGGAAACTGTTGCACTCAGTAACTCTTCTGAGCTTCAGCTTTATCCTTTGAACAATGTGGAAGCCTTTGTGTTTGCTGGTTGTCCATCACTAAGCCAACATGCGACAGACAACATCAAGACTTATGCAAAACGCAGAATCCATGTCATGGCATCCCATCTAGGTCTTACCTTAAACTTCAAAAGTGATGACCTGTCTCTCAACAGATGGATGAAACCTCAACAAGTGCAGTATTTGCTCTCTACCATGTACGGATATGGGAACCTCCATGAAGCACTGATCGGACTACATACAGCCTTTTTCAGTGATGAAATGATATTAGTCGAGCCTCCTCCTAGGCTACTTGGTCGCATACTCCATGATTTCCATGAAAGGTATAAGCTAGATGTTCAAGGTCTGCTACATTTCTTCTCCTTGATCGCACATCTATATCTGTATTACCAAGGAAAGCCTTCAACTAATTTCTGCTTACCAGGAGATAATATTCCTGAATGGTTTTGCCACCAAAGCAATGAGTCATGTGTTGAGGTAATGCTTGAGCATCCCAAACATTCAAATGAGAGTGCTACTTTGGCAGGTTTTGCTATATCGGTTCTTGTTGCGTTTCAAGACTATAATGATGATAAGGGTATCAGCATCAAATATGAGTGTCAGTTCCATTTCAACTATATTGGCACTTATGAAGGATCAGGATATTTGAGGGGATGGGATGGGAAAAAGGGAAAGCCATTGTCTATTGAAGGGGATCATTTGTTCATGGGATTCGATTCTTCTATTCTCTTTGATGCAGCCAATGGAATCGAACAGTTTGTTAAATATTCTGAAGATCTTGTTAAAGCCAGTTTTCAATGTTATGTTATTGATGAGGATGGGAATCCTATTAATTCTTGCACGGTAAAAAAGTGTGCAATCCAACCACTCTATACATGTGACCTG ACCAAGTCTCCAAAGGAAATCTTAAGCATACAAGACATAACCAAAGGACTGACCACAAGTTTTACAGGGTTTCTTGAGAAG GTgttgagagatttggacttaTATGGTGCAATCTCATTAGGTATCATGAATGTTCTTGGTAACTTATCTGTGGATGTTTTCCATCAG GGAGGATATGTTTATATCATCATAAAATGTGAAAATGGAGGCCTACCTTTAGGCCTTCAAGTTTTGAATTTGCATCTTGGGACAGCACCACTTGCAG TCAAGCTGATCCAAATGGCCAAACAATCTCAAGATTCAAGGGCATTCTCAATTGAGTTCTCGAATGTGGACGGTGGAGACTTTGGTTGCAGAATCAAAGTTAAGAAATGCGAGTTCCGTCCATTGCAGAGCCATATCATG CTAATTGACAGATATGCTATTACTTAA
- the LOC104772230 gene encoding putative F-box/kelch-repeat protein At3g22730 → MTTISSLPEELVEEILSRVQVTSLKLVRSTCKQWNALVKKNQRFTDKHFREAAKSTVLILKDHRFFPLSINLDVAATTIEFKNSLSPEAPHSNSEDDKVFHCDGLLLCITKDKRLVVWNPYLGVTRWIQVPLKTERMRCFLGYQDNKSCRSYKILRCWYLGKYEPYYSATFQIYDFSSDSWRVLDSVFLNWYTQLNTSGICLKGNTYWIASSEDEENSDFLIRIFRRFSLPPTEDLIWSKSFTVDLPNNLGYFPDSVSYIIDEEKKVVLFGNARSFKTYESVVVIIGEDGQYHTQVPYVESKNPGCSFLFNCVPSLSNPARWSEVLNTMKPGFKGDIRSFGEGNQMLRSTYDMLISLNSDTCCWYDRDIKTRRAYASLILRLVEEVKFARRGEPPSYELDEMKRVLEMEVNFWDSVK, encoded by the exons ATGACAACGATTTCTTCTCTTCCGGAGGAATTGGTAGAAGAAATACTCTCTAGGGTCCAGGTTACATCTCTGAAACTTGTACGATCTACTTGCAAACAATGGAACGCTTTAGTGAAAAAGAACCAAAGATTCACGGACAAGCACTTTCGCGAAGCTGCAAAGTCTACGGTTCTCATCTTGAAGGATCATAGGTTTTTCCCACTGAGTATCAACCTCGACGTTGCTGCTACAACCATAGAGTTTAAGAATTCACTTAGCCCAGAGGCTCCCCATTCTAACTCAGAAGACGACAAAGTTTTTCATTGCGACGGTTTGTTGTTATGCATCACCAAAGATAAAAGACTCGTGGTTTGGAATCCGTATTTGGGGGTAACAAGGTGGATCCAAGTCCCATTAAAAACTGAACGCATGAGGTGTTTTCTTGGATACCAAGATAACAAATCTTGTCGTagctacaaaatcttgaggtgTTGGTATCTTGGCAAGTACGAACCATACTACTCTGCTACGTTTCAAATCTATGACTTCAGCTCTgattcatggagggttcttgatTCTGTATTTCTCAACTGGTACACACAATTAAATACTAGTGGAATATGTTTGAAAGGAAATACTTACTGGATTGCTTCATCAGAGGATGAAGAAAATAGTGATTTCTTAATCCGTATATTTAGACGTTTCTCTCTTCCACCAACTGAAG ATTTGATATGGAGCAAATCCTTTACAGTTGATTTACCAAATAATCTCGGTTATTTTCCGGATAGTGTAAGTTATATAATcgatgaggagaagaaagtgGTTCTGTTTGGGAATGCACGTAGCTTTAAGACCTACGAGAGCGTGGTAGTCATAATTGGAGAGGACGGTCAATATCACACACAAGTCCCTTACGTTGAATCCAAAAATCCGGGGTGTTCTTTTCTATTTAATTGTGTTCCAAGTTTGTCAAATCCAGCAAG GTGGTCGGAAGTGCTAAATACCATGAAACCAGGATTTAAAGGTGATATTCGCTCGTTTGGGGAAGGGAACCAGATGTTGCGTAGCACTTATGATATGCTTATATCGCTTAACTCTGATACATGCTGTTGGTATGATCGCGatataaaaacaagaagagCATATGCAAGTCTAATCTTAAGGTTAGTGGAGGAAGTTAAGTTTGCTAGACGTGGTGAGCCTCCGTCTTATGAATTGGACGAGATGAAACGAGTATTGGAGATGGAAGTGAACTT